A window of the Megalopta genalis isolate 19385.01 chromosome 2, iyMegGena1_principal, whole genome shotgun sequence genome harbors these coding sequences:
- the LOC117225329 gene encoding solute carrier family 25 member 35, whose protein sequence is MNAEPNSISIKPLGIEIAIGGLAAVGAGFFTNPIDVIKVRLQLQGELAARYSYKKIYKNTLHAGYLIAKHEGVLALQAGIVPALYFQVVLNGIRLGIYNWAKDHEFITNKKGNTAVFSTVIVTGTCGCIGAVLGSPFYMLKTQLQSQSAQSIAVGYQHNHAGTWCTFKSLWKEGGIAALYRGWYANIPRLFVGSATQLTAFGLAADWLHSMQVLTDQPILLTFAASLIGGSCVALTIQPFDVLATRLYNQRVEPGGKGALYNGLLDALIKIFRTEGVTGLYKGLFPTWMRIAPHTVLCLVFYEKLDQLYDTFRTNVTKA, encoded by the exons ATGAACGCAGAGCCTAACTCAATCTCCATTAAACC TTTAGGTATCGAGATTGCAATCGGTGGACTAGCAGCAGTGGGTGCAGGATTTTTTACCAATCCAATTGATGTGATAAAAGTACGCCTGCAGTTACAGGGGGAACTAGCAGCACGTTATTCATacaagaaaatatataaaaacacTTTACACGCAGGCTATCTAATAGCAAAACATGAAGGCGTGCTTGCTTTGCAAGCAGGTATTGTACCGGCACTTTATTTTCAAGTGGTGCTCAATGGGATACGGTTAGGTATATACAATTGGGCAAAAGATCATGAATTTATTACTAACAAAAAAGGAAACACTGCTGTGTTCAGCACTGTAATAGTAACTGGAACGTGCGGATGTATAGGAGCAGTCCTTGGCAGCCCTTTTTACATG CTGAAAACACAATTACAGTCGCAATCTGCGCAAAGTATAGCTGTTGGTTATCAGCACAACCATGCAGGCACATGGTGCACTTTTAAATCTTTATGGAAGGAAGGTGGAATTGCTGCGTTATATCGTGGTTGGTACGCTAACATACCACGCCTTTTCGTAGGCTCCGCAACACAATTAACTGCTTTTGGTCTGGCTGCAGATTGGCTACATTCAATGCAA GTACTCACGGATCAACCAATACTATTAACGTTTGCAGCGTCTTTGATTGGTGGTAGTTGTGTTGCACTTACTATACAACCATTCGATGTCTTAGCGACAAGACTATACAATCAAA GAGTCGAACCAGGCGGTAAAGGTGCATTGTATAACGGTCTTCTGGATGCacttattaaaatatttcgaacaGAGGGAGTAACTGGTTTATACAAAGGACTTTTTCCGACATGGATGAGAATAGCACCCCATACTGTACTCTGTTTAGTATTTTATGAAAAGCTAGATCAGTTGTATGATACATTTAGGACTAATGTGACTAAAGCTTGA
- the Gas41 gene encoding YEATS domain-containing protein 4 Gas41 isoform X1, with product MMATTNEFGPDSGGRVKGVTIVKPIVYGNVARYFGKKREEDGHTHQWTVYIKPYHNEDMSTYVKKVHFKLHESYNNPNRIMTKPPYELTETGWGEFEIVIKIYFHDPNERPVTIYHILKLFQTTPEIQLGKKSLVSEFYEEIVFQDPTAFMQHLLNSSKPITLGVWRHNTDFEAKRESMIKAIMEARNKIRLEVIDLKEKLTLAKETIAKFKEEISKISKAGGGLSVA from the exons ATGATGGCTACAACAAATGAGTTTGGTCCTGATTCTGGTGGCAGAGTGAAG GGTGTCACGATAGTGAAGCCTATAGTGTATGGTAATGTAGCTCGTTATTTTGGTAAGAAAAGAGAAGAAGATGGGCACACTCATCAGTGGACTGTTTACATAAAACCATATCACAATGAAGATATGTCAACGTATGTAAAAAAGGTGCATTTTAAATTACACGAGAGCTATAACAATCCAAATCGGATCATGACAAAACCACCATACGAGCTCACCGAAACTGGCTGGGGAGAATTTGAAATAGtgattaaaatatattttcatgaTCCAAATGAACGTCCT gtGACTATATACCATATATTAAAGCTGTTCCAAACAACACCCGAAATACAATTGGGCAAAAAGAGTTTGGTTTCTGAATTTTATGAAGAAATTGTGTTTCAAGATCCAACAGCATTTATGCAGCATTTATTAAATTCGAGCAAACCCATAACTTTAGGTGTTTGGCGCCATAACACAGATT ttgaagctaaaaggGAATCCATGATAAAAGCAATAATGGAGGCAAGAAACAAAATAAGATTGGAAGTAATAGatctaaaagaaaaattaaCGTTGGCAAAGGAGACAATTGCAAAATTTAAGGAAGAAATTTCTAAGATTTCAAAGGCTGGTGGAGGTTTATCTGTTGCATAA
- the Gas41 gene encoding YEATS domain-containing protein 4 Gas41 isoform X2, producing MMATTNEFGPDSGGRVKGVTIVKPIVYGNVARYFGKKREEDGHTHQWTVYIKPYHNEDMSTYVKKVHFKLHESYNNPNRIMTKPPYELTETGWGEFEIVTIYHILKLFQTTPEIQLGKKSLVSEFYEEIVFQDPTAFMQHLLNSSKPITLGVWRHNTDFEAKRESMIKAIMEARNKIRLEVIDLKEKLTLAKETIAKFKEEISKISKAGGGLSVA from the exons ATGATGGCTACAACAAATGAGTTTGGTCCTGATTCTGGTGGCAGAGTGAAG GGTGTCACGATAGTGAAGCCTATAGTGTATGGTAATGTAGCTCGTTATTTTGGTAAGAAAAGAGAAGAAGATGGGCACACTCATCAGTGGACTGTTTACATAAAACCATATCACAATGAAGATATGTCAACGTATGTAAAAAAGGTGCATTTTAAATTACACGAGAGCTATAACAATCCAAATCGGATCATGACAAAACCACCATACGAGCTCACCGAAACTGGCTGGGGAGAATTTGAAATA gtGACTATATACCATATATTAAAGCTGTTCCAAACAACACCCGAAATACAATTGGGCAAAAAGAGTTTGGTTTCTGAATTTTATGAAGAAATTGTGTTTCAAGATCCAACAGCATTTATGCAGCATTTATTAAATTCGAGCAAACCCATAACTTTAGGTGTTTGGCGCCATAACACAGATT ttgaagctaaaaggGAATCCATGATAAAAGCAATAATGGAGGCAAGAAACAAAATAAGATTGGAAGTAATAGatctaaaagaaaaattaaCGTTGGCAAAGGAGACAATTGCAAAATTTAAGGAAGAAATTTCTAAGATTTCAAAGGCTGGTGGAGGTTTATCTGTTGCATAA